Proteins encoded by one window of Pseudonocardia sp. HH130629-09:
- a CDS encoding SGNH/GDSL hydrolase family protein, with protein sequence MADTGEPVFSNRTGRPPGRIITAVSRFVPGIRRVQQQIEPYAAHWEERNRTELSRTGPLCVVLGDSMAQGIGASHPERGWAGQLIGRLPGWRLVNLSQYGARVDDVLDAQLPVAEGLHPELLLCLVGSNDLMQPRHQDGVGHRYAALVDRLPPGAFIGNQPGTFAAALQVNGLIDDAVRHRGLVLAELRDPRTRHWRGKLASDRFHPNDRGYAAIAEVFSEALRRAGR encoded by the coding sequence GTGGCCGACACGGGTGAGCCCGTCTTCTCCAACCGGACCGGGCGCCCGCCGGGCCGGATCATCACCGCGGTCTCCCGGTTCGTGCCCGGGATCCGCCGCGTGCAGCAGCAGATCGAGCCGTACGCGGCGCACTGGGAGGAACGCAACCGCACCGAGCTGTCCCGGACCGGCCCGCTCTGCGTCGTCCTCGGCGACTCGATGGCCCAGGGCATCGGCGCCTCGCACCCCGAGCGCGGGTGGGCCGGGCAGCTGATCGGGCGGCTGCCCGGGTGGCGACTGGTGAACCTGTCCCAGTACGGCGCCCGCGTCGACGACGTCCTCGACGCCCAGCTCCCCGTCGCCGAGGGACTGCACCCCGAGCTGCTGCTGTGCCTGGTCGGGTCCAACGACCTGATGCAGCCACGGCACCAGGACGGCGTCGGGCACCGGTACGCGGCACTGGTCGACCGGCTTCCTCCGGGCGCCTTCATCGGGAACCAACCGGGAACGTTCGCGGCGGCGCTGCAGGTCAACGGCCTGATCGACGACGCCGTGCGGCACCGTGGGCTTGTCCTGGCCGAGCTGCGGGACCCGCGGACCCGGCACTGGCGCGGCAAGCTGGCCTCCGACCGGTTCCACCCCAACGACCGCGGCTACGCCGCCATCGCCGAGGTGTTCTCCGAGGCACTGCGCCGGGCGGGTCGCTAG
- the ppk2 gene encoding polyphosphate kinase 2, producing the protein MATRRLPRKIYDAELLRLQGELLQMQEWVRASGARVVVVFEGRDAAGKGGAIQRVTQYLNPRFARIVALPAPTERQKGQWYFQRYVEQLPAAGEIVLMDRSWYNRAGVERVMGFCTEAEYRRFLRQAPVFENMLVEDGIHLRKYWFSVSADEQARRFAERLENPLKQWKLSPMDLESMTRWDDYSRARDDMLIHTDTDHAPWWIVEAEEKRNARINMIHHLLGSIPWEPVERRVLTLPDRVPSTGYERPPREVQRDVPDHAASLIRAG; encoded by the coding sequence ATGGCGACCAGGAGACTGCCGCGCAAGATCTACGACGCCGAGCTCCTCCGCCTGCAGGGCGAGCTGCTGCAGATGCAGGAGTGGGTCCGGGCCTCGGGCGCACGGGTCGTCGTGGTCTTCGAGGGGCGCGACGCCGCCGGCAAGGGCGGTGCGATCCAGCGCGTCACCCAGTACCTCAACCCGCGGTTCGCGCGGATCGTCGCTCTGCCCGCTCCGACCGAGCGGCAGAAGGGGCAGTGGTACTTCCAGCGCTACGTCGAGCAGCTGCCCGCGGCCGGCGAGATCGTGCTGATGGACCGGTCCTGGTACAACCGCGCCGGCGTCGAGCGGGTGATGGGGTTCTGCACCGAGGCCGAGTACCGCCGCTTCCTGCGCCAGGCGCCGGTGTTCGAGAACATGCTCGTCGAGGACGGCATCCACCTGCGCAAGTACTGGTTCTCGGTCAGCGCCGATGAGCAGGCGCGGCGGTTCGCCGAGCGTCTGGAGAACCCACTCAAGCAGTGGAAGCTCTCGCCGATGGACCTCGAGTCGATGACCCGGTGGGACGACTACTCCCGCGCCCGCGACGACATGCTGATCCACACCGACACCGACCACGCGCCGTGGTGGATCGTCGAGGCCGAGGAGAAGCGCAACGCGCGGATCAACATGATCCACCACCTGCTGGGCTCGATCCCCTGGGAGCCGGTGGAGCGACGGGTGCTGACCCTGCCGGACCGGGTGCCGTCGACGGGCTACGAGCGTCCGCCGCGCGAGGTGCAGCGCGACGTGCCCGACCACGCCGCGTCGCTGATCCGGGCCGGCTGA
- a CDS encoding SDR family oxidoreductase, with translation MGVVLFTGFPGFLGSALLPRTLRRAPDSRAVALVQAKFLDQARTTLARIEREAPEIAGRTDLVVGDITVDGLGLEQAERERLLGGPLEIFHLAAVYDLSVPADVAWSVNVEGTRHVVRFAEAASELVRLQYVSTCYVSGRYDGIFSETDLELGQPFANHYDHTKHEAERVVVKARDAGLPVSIYRPSVVVGDSVTGATQKFDGPYYLLQLMARQGRTAFVPLPRAASRTRFNLVPSDYVVDGIAALAGHGPAVNRTFALAQPAPPTVTEMCEVFADRLGNQLRVVPMPVGLAAFSIDHVPGVGRLFKVPSSTLEYLTHPSHYDTDATTAMLGPLGVHCPPFEEHVDAMVRFFRTNPQVGTAAMV, from the coding sequence ATGGGTGTCGTGCTGTTCACCGGGTTCCCCGGTTTCCTCGGGTCGGCCCTGCTGCCGCGGACACTGCGCCGCGCGCCGGACTCGCGCGCGGTCGCCCTGGTGCAGGCCAAGTTCCTGGACCAGGCCCGCACGACCCTGGCGCGGATCGAGCGCGAGGCGCCGGAGATCGCCGGGCGCACCGACCTCGTCGTCGGGGACATCACCGTCGACGGGCTGGGGCTGGAGCAGGCCGAACGGGAGAGACTGCTCGGTGGGCCGCTGGAGATCTTCCACCTGGCCGCGGTCTACGACCTCTCGGTGCCGGCGGACGTCGCGTGGTCGGTGAACGTCGAGGGCACCCGGCACGTCGTGCGGTTCGCCGAGGCCGCCTCGGAGCTGGTCCGGCTGCAGTACGTGTCGACCTGCTACGTCTCGGGCCGCTACGACGGCATCTTCTCCGAGACCGACCTGGAGCTCGGCCAGCCCTTCGCCAACCACTACGACCACACCAAGCACGAGGCCGAGCGGGTCGTGGTCAAGGCCCGCGACGCCGGCCTGCCGGTGTCGATCTACCGGCCGTCGGTCGTCGTCGGGGACTCGGTCACCGGGGCGACGCAGAAGTTCGACGGCCCGTACTACCTGCTGCAGCTGATGGCCCGGCAGGGCCGGACCGCGTTCGTGCCGCTCCCCCGGGCTGCATCCCGGACCCGGTTCAACCTGGTGCCCTCGGACTACGTCGTCGACGGGATCGCCGCGCTGGCCGGGCACGGTCCGGCGGTGAACCGGACGTTCGCGCTGGCCCAGCCGGCCCCGCCGACGGTGACCGAGATGTGTGAGGTGTTCGCCGACCGGCTCGGCAACCAGCTGCGCGTGGTGCCGATGCCGGTCGGGCTCGCCGCGTTCTCCATCGACCACGTGCCCGGCGTCGGACGACTGTTCAAGGTCCCCTCCAGCACGCTGGAGTACCTGACCCACCCGTCGCACTACGACACCGACGCGACCACCGCGATGCTGGGCCCGCTGGGCGTGCACTGCCCGCCCTTCGAGGAGCACGTCGACGCGATGGTCCGCTTCTTCCGGACGAATCCGCAGGTCGGAACGGCTGCGATGGTCTGA
- a CDS encoding TetR/AcrR family transcriptional regulator: MAIERNDVLLAAATVLVQNPAASMSEIATGAGISRATLHRLVDGREALIEELSEMGVERGSAAIREARTGEGDPIEAVRRVIVGLLPSVDLWVLAERTQSSDEVLDRYAEMDTLLVELFRRGQRSGVFCVTQSATWMTDALYALLTRAVLAAHDGRLARQEIVGVTERTLLTGVVETADRSPATP, from the coding sequence GTGGCCATCGAGCGGAACGACGTGCTCCTCGCGGCCGCGACCGTGCTCGTGCAGAACCCGGCCGCGTCGATGTCGGAGATCGCGACCGGCGCCGGCATCAGCCGGGCGACCCTGCACCGGCTCGTCGACGGGCGGGAGGCCCTGATCGAGGAGCTCAGCGAGATGGGCGTGGAGCGCGGGAGCGCCGCGATCCGGGAGGCCCGCACCGGCGAGGGCGACCCGATCGAGGCGGTGCGCCGGGTCATCGTCGGCCTGCTGCCGTCGGTGGACCTGTGGGTGCTCGCCGAGCGCACCCAGTCCAGCGACGAGGTGCTGGACCGCTACGCCGAGATGGACACCCTGCTCGTCGAGCTGTTCCGGCGCGGGCAGCGCAGCGGGGTCTTCTGCGTGACCCAGTCCGCGACGTGGATGACCGACGCGCTCTATGCACTGCTGACCCGGGCCGTGCTCGCCGCCCACGACGGCAGGCTCGCGCGCCAGGAGATCGTCGGGGTGACCGAGCGCACGCTGCTCACCGGCGTCGTGGAGACCGCCGACCGCAGCCCGGCCACACCCTGA
- a CDS encoding FkbM family methyltransferase: MLTRASGIARSLATYHGIPGRQRRMRRFYSAFLGPGDLAFDVGAHAGNRVRAWRALGARVVAVEPQPDFTRLLRLFFGRDDAVTVLPVALGAAEGTARLGVSSATPTVSTLSQRWRDTVADDAGFARVHWDSSIEVPVSTLDAQIAEHGVPAFCKIDVEGFEADVLDGLSRPLPALSVEYLPAAHDATLESLARIEALGNYVYRYSPVETMTWDTSAGDRWVDATELCALLDRRRPLGRSGDVYARHLPA, from the coding sequence GTGCTCACCCGCGCCTCCGGCATCGCCCGCTCGCTCGCGACCTACCACGGGATCCCGGGCCGGCAGCGCCGGATGCGACGCTTCTACTCCGCGTTCCTCGGCCCCGGAGACCTCGCCTTCGACGTCGGCGCGCACGCCGGCAACCGGGTCCGCGCGTGGCGCGCCCTGGGTGCGCGGGTGGTCGCCGTCGAGCCGCAGCCGGACTTCACCCGGCTGCTGCGGCTGTTCTTCGGCCGCGACGACGCCGTGACCGTCCTGCCGGTGGCGCTCGGCGCCGCCGAGGGCACCGCCCGGCTCGGCGTCTCCAGCGCCACCCCCACCGTCTCGACGCTGTCCCAGCGCTGGCGCGACACCGTCGCCGACGACGCCGGGTTCGCCCGCGTCCACTGGGACTCCTCGATCGAGGTGCCGGTCAGCACCCTGGACGCGCAGATCGCCGAGCACGGCGTCCCGGCCTTCTGCAAGATCGACGTCGAGGGCTTCGAGGCCGACGTCCTCGACGGGCTGTCCCGTCCGCTGCCCGCGCTGTCGGTGGAGTACCTGCCCGCCGCGCACGATGCGACGCTGGAGTCGCTCGCCCGCATCGAGGCCCTCGGGAACTACGTCTACCGCTACTCCCCCGTCGAGACGATGACCTGGGACACCTCGGCCGGGGACCGCTGGGTCGACGCCACCGAGCTGTGCGCCCTGCTCGACCGGCGGCGCCCGCTGGGCCGCTCGGGCGACGTCTACGCCCGCCACCTGCCCGCCTGA
- a CDS encoding CDP-alcohol phosphatidyltransferase family protein translates to MLRKSSGPAASAPVALQVVAGAALLAAVLAVLVPTTGAGALRVTGAAVTGALGAAMLLRAARRAGERTLGPAGVVTLARGALAVAVVSLVGLEGAGTVALVTLTAVALVLDGVDGPIARRTGTVTALGARFDMETDAFLLMVLSTHVAATTGHWWVTALGLLRYAFVAAGRVAPWLRGELPPRYSAKVVAALQGVVLVVTAAGVLPVSAALVAVGVALAALVWSFGVSVVQLWRAADRHPFHTRRAAAALFTTLCAALVGVILVLPADPVALDPAGLLRLPIEAVLGAAVLALLPGRARWVAAALAGTLLAAVGLLKLADIGFLTFQGRRFDAVSDWSLLGNAHDFLRGTAGAAGTVVVVLAGVVAVGLVAGTAGAVVRLGRLAARHRRATVGVAALLATAWLVVGTVADARLVAGVPVAAADGVAEVAHRAQQVPETLRERRELTESLARDGWDGAPPDALLSALRGKDVVITFVESYGRNAQHAPEMAPRIRPVLTEADARLTAAGYGARSGVLTAPINGGGSWLAHATLFSGLSIADQGAHDRLTASDRLTLPRAFRDAGWETAVVTPATTREWPEAAFFGHQRVYAGDDLGYAGPPFSWSPMPDQYTLDAFSRLELDRPDRGPLLGTVVLTSSHAPWSPVPPLLDPAGIGDGAVYGPYAGGQQSYDTIFSLDRETLRGDYLTSLEYALRSATGWVADRPGSDRDLVVLLLGDHEPGATVSGPGAGSDVPISVITRDTEVLDRIDDWGWTPGLLPPPDAPPWPMAEFRDRILAAFS, encoded by the coding sequence ATGCTCCGGAAGTCCAGCGGCCCCGCCGCCTCCGCCCCCGTCGCCCTCCAGGTCGTGGCGGGCGCGGCGCTGCTCGCGGCCGTCCTCGCCGTGCTCGTGCCGACGACCGGAGCCGGGGCCCTGCGGGTCACCGGCGCGGCCGTCACCGGCGCCCTCGGCGCCGCGATGCTGCTGCGGGCCGCGCGCCGCGCCGGGGAGCGCACACTCGGTCCGGCCGGCGTGGTGACCCTGGCCCGCGGCGCGCTCGCCGTGGCCGTCGTTTCGCTGGTCGGTCTGGAGGGCGCCGGGACCGTCGCGCTCGTGACGCTCACCGCCGTCGCGCTCGTCCTCGACGGCGTCGACGGCCCGATCGCGCGCCGCACCGGCACGGTGACCGCGCTGGGCGCCCGGTTCGACATGGAGACAGACGCGTTCCTGCTGATGGTGTTGTCGACACACGTCGCCGCGACGACCGGGCACTGGTGGGTCACCGCGCTGGGCCTGCTGCGCTATGCGTTCGTCGCCGCCGGGCGGGTCGCGCCGTGGCTGCGCGGCGAGCTCCCGCCCCGCTACTCGGCGAAGGTCGTCGCCGCCCTGCAGGGGGTCGTGCTGGTCGTGACCGCGGCCGGGGTACTGCCCGTCTCCGCCGCGCTCGTCGCGGTCGGGGTGGCGCTGGCCGCGCTGGTGTGGTCGTTCGGCGTCTCGGTGGTGCAGCTCTGGCGGGCGGCCGACCGGCACCCGTTCCACACCCGCCGGGCCGCGGCGGCGCTGTTCACCACGCTGTGCGCCGCGCTCGTCGGAGTGATCCTGGTGCTGCCCGCCGACCCGGTCGCCCTCGACCCGGCCGGGCTGCTGCGGCTGCCGATCGAGGCGGTGCTCGGCGCCGCGGTGCTCGCCCTGCTGCCCGGACGGGCCCGGTGGGTCGCCGCCGCCCTCGCGGGGACGCTGCTCGCCGCCGTCGGGCTGCTCAAGCTCGCCGACATCGGGTTCCTCACCTTCCAGGGCCGCCGCTTCGACGCCGTGTCCGACTGGTCGCTGCTCGGCAACGCGCACGACTTCCTGCGCGGCACCGCCGGGGCGGCGGGGACCGTGGTCGTGGTGCTCGCCGGCGTCGTCGCGGTGGGGCTGGTGGCGGGCACGGCCGGCGCGGTCGTCCGGCTCGGGCGGCTCGCAGCCCGGCACCGACGGGCCACCGTCGGCGTCGCCGCACTGCTGGCCACCGCCTGGCTGGTCGTCGGCACGGTCGCCGACGCCCGGCTCGTCGCCGGGGTGCCGGTGGCTGCCGCCGACGGCGTCGCCGAGGTCGCGCACCGCGCCCAGCAGGTCCCGGAGACGCTGCGGGAGCGCCGCGAGCTCACCGAGAGCCTCGCCCGCGACGGCTGGGACGGCGCCCCGCCCGACGCGCTGCTGTCCGCGCTGCGCGGCAAGGACGTCGTGATCACCTTCGTGGAGAGCTACGGCCGCAACGCCCAGCACGCTCCCGAGATGGCGCCGCGGATCCGGCCGGTGCTCACCGAGGCCGACGCCCGCCTCACCGCGGCCGGGTACGGCGCGCGCAGCGGCGTGCTCACCGCACCGATCAACGGCGGCGGCAGCTGGCTCGCCCACGCGACGCTGTTCTCCGGGCTCTCCATCGCCGACCAGGGCGCCCACGACCGGCTCACCGCGTCCGACCGGCTCACGCTCCCGCGCGCGTTCCGCGACGCCGGGTGGGAGACCGCCGTCGTCACCCCGGCGACGACGCGGGAGTGGCCCGAGGCCGCGTTCTTCGGTCACCAGCGGGTGTACGCCGGCGACGACCTCGGCTACGCGGGCCCGCCGTTCAGCTGGTCCCCGATGCCCGACCAGTACACCCTCGACGCGTTCTCCCGGCTCGAGCTCGACCGCCCCGACCGGGGGCCGCTCCTCGGCACCGTGGTCCTGACCTCCAGCCACGCGCCGTGGTCGCCGGTGCCGCCGCTGCTGGACCCGGCGGGGATCGGCGACGGTGCCGTGTACGGCCCCTACGCCGGCGGCCAGCAGTCCTACGACACGATCTTCTCCCTCGACCGGGAGACGCTGCGCGGGGACTACCTCACCTCGCTGGAGTACGCGCTGCGCAGCGCCACCGGCTGGGTCGCCGATCGTCCCGGGAGCGACCGGGACCTCGTGGTGCTGCTGCTGGGCGACCACGAGCCCGGCGCGACGGTGTCCGGGCCCGGCGCGGGCTCCGACGTCCCGATCTCGGTGATCACCCGCGACACGGAGGTGCTCGACCGGATCGACGACTGGGGCTGGACGCCCGGGCTGCTCCCGCCGCCGGACGCGCCGCCGTGGCCGATGGCCGAGTTCCGGGACCGGATCCTGGCCGCGTTCTCCTGA
- a CDS encoding RibD family protein: MDRPHVLASVAMSLDGYIDDAGPDTLVLSDTDDLDRVDAVRAGVDAILVGAGTVRADDPRLLVRSAERRAGRVADGRPPSPRRVVLTTGASLDPSARVFAGGEAPLVFTAAPAVPALRARLGDAAEVVGAGDPPDPCAVLDDLAARGVRRLLVEGGGGVHTAFLTAGLVDELHVVVAPFFVGDARAPRFVHDGRFPQCPRRSMALVEARPMGDLVLLRYRAS; encoded by the coding sequence GTGGACCGCCCGCACGTACTGGCGTCGGTCGCGATGTCGCTGGACGGCTACATCGACGACGCCGGCCCCGACACGCTGGTGCTCTCCGACACCGACGACCTCGACCGTGTGGACGCCGTGCGCGCCGGGGTCGACGCGATCCTGGTCGGAGCGGGCACCGTCCGCGCCGACGATCCGCGCCTGCTGGTGCGCAGCGCGGAGCGTCGCGCCGGGCGGGTCGCCGACGGCCGCCCACCGTCGCCGCGGCGGGTCGTGCTGACCACCGGGGCCTCGCTGGACCCGTCGGCGCGGGTGTTCGCGGGCGGGGAGGCGCCGCTGGTGTTCACCGCGGCCCCGGCCGTGCCCGCGCTGCGCGCCCGGCTCGGCGACGCCGCCGAGGTCGTCGGCGCCGGGGACCCGCCGGACCCCTGCGCGGTGCTCGACGACCTGGCCGCCCGCGGCGTGCGACGGCTGCTGGTCGAGGGCGGGGGCGGTGTGCACACCGCGTTCCTCACCGCCGGGCTGGTCGACGAGCTGCACGTGGTCGTCGCGCCGTTCTTCGTCGGTGACGCCCGCGCCCCGCGCTTCGTGCACGACGGCCGTTTCCCGCAGTGCCCGCGGCGCAGCATGGCGCTGGTCGAGGCCCGCCCGATGGGCGACCTGGTGCTGCTGCGCTACCGCGCGTCCTGA
- a CDS encoding zinc-dependent alcohol dehydrogenase encodes MGHEARAFWLAAPGHGEIRTVPVPDPGPDEVLVRTRFTAVSRGTETLVFRGEVPESEHERMRAPFQEGGFPAPVKYGYLAVGDVEQGPPGLVGRTVFCLYPHQSRFVVPTDAVTVVPDDVPAARAVLAGTVETAVNAVWDAGPLVGDRIAVVGAGMVGASVAAVLAGLPGARVQLVDPDPARAAVAAALGVGFAAPDDADGGCDLVVHASASPAGLARSLELLAPEGEVVELSWYGTRTVPLPLGGVFHSRRLTIRASQVGTVSPRRARRGYGDRMALALRLLADPRFDALVGADCTLDELPSVLTAMAAGGPPSLCLRVSHDGPQ; translated from the coding sequence GTGGGGCACGAGGCACGGGCGTTCTGGCTGGCCGCACCGGGGCACGGCGAGATCCGGACGGTGCCGGTGCCCGATCCCGGGCCGGACGAGGTGCTGGTCCGCACCCGCTTCACCGCGGTCAGCCGCGGCACCGAGACCCTGGTGTTCCGCGGCGAGGTCCCGGAGTCCGAGCACGAGCGGATGCGCGCACCGTTCCAGGAGGGTGGGTTCCCCGCCCCGGTGAAGTACGGCTACCTCGCCGTCGGTGACGTCGAGCAGGGTCCGCCCGGGCTCGTCGGGCGCACGGTGTTCTGCCTGTACCCGCACCAGAGCCGGTTCGTGGTGCCCACCGACGCGGTCACCGTCGTCCCCGACGACGTGCCGGCCGCCCGCGCCGTGCTCGCCGGCACCGTCGAGACCGCCGTGAACGCGGTGTGGGACGCCGGCCCGCTGGTCGGAGACCGGATCGCCGTCGTCGGGGCGGGGATGGTCGGCGCCTCGGTCGCCGCGGTCCTGGCCGGGCTGCCCGGGGCGCGGGTGCAGCTCGTCGACCCCGATCCGGCGCGGGCAGCCGTCGCCGCGGCGCTCGGCGTCGGGTTCGCCGCCCCCGACGACGCCGACGGCGGCTGCGACCTCGTCGTGCACGCCAGCGCCTCCCCGGCCGGGCTGGCCCGCTCGCTGGAGCTGCTGGCGCCGGAGGGCGAGGTCGTCGAGCTCAGCTGGTACGGCACCCGCACGGTGCCGCTGCCGCTGGGCGGGGTGTTCCACAGCCGCCGGCTCACCATCCGCGCCAGCCAGGTCGGCACGGTGTCCCCGCGCCGGGCCCGCCGCGGCTACGGCGACCGGATGGCGCTGGCGCTGCGGCTGCTCGCCGACCCACGGTTCGACGCCCTGGTCGGCGCCGACTGCACGCTCGACGAGCTGCCGAGCGTGCTCACCGCGATGGCGGCGGGCGGGCCGCCGTCGCTCTGCCTGCGGGTGTCGCACGACGGGCCTCAGTAG
- a CDS encoding GTP cyclohydrolase II: MAPPDHGGATVHDDRHDFAESRLTTRHGEFRAIAFREYDGGPEHLALVHGDPTAVDAPLVRMHSECLTGDVFGARRCECGAQLSIAIEAVVNAGCGVIVYLRGHEGRGIGLIAKIRTHVLQDDDGLDTIDSAVALGLPVDVRDFGAAAIVLRHLGIDRLRLLSNSPAKVEALTRHGIVVSELVPVLEPVDEHNVRYLTAKRDRLGHVLPQVDTAVDAPRNHTATGY; encoded by the coding sequence ATGGCCCCGCCCGATCATGGAGGAGCAACGGTGCACGACGACCGACACGATTTCGCCGAGTCCCGGTTGACCACACGGCACGGGGAGTTCCGCGCCATCGCGTTCCGCGAGTACGACGGCGGCCCCGAGCACCTCGCGCTGGTGCACGGCGACCCCACGGCCGTGGACGCCCCGCTGGTGCGGATGCACTCCGAATGCCTCACCGGCGACGTCTTCGGCGCGCGGCGATGCGAGTGCGGCGCGCAGCTGTCGATCGCGATCGAGGCCGTCGTCAACGCGGGCTGCGGCGTGATCGTCTACCTGCGCGGGCACGAGGGCCGCGGCATCGGCCTGATCGCCAAGATCCGCACGCACGTGCTGCAGGACGACGACGGCTTGGACACCATCGACTCGGCCGTCGCGCTGGGCCTGCCGGTGGACGTGCGTGACTTCGGTGCCGCCGCGATCGTGCTGCGCCACCTCGGGATCGATCGGCTGCGGCTGCTGTCCAACAGCCCCGCGAAGGTCGAGGCGCTGACCCGGCACGGCATCGTCGTCAGCGAGCTGGTGCCGGTGCTGGAGCCCGTCGACGAGCACAACGTGCGCTACCTGACCGCCAAGCGCGACCGGCTCGGGCACGTCCTGCCGCAGGTCGACACGGCGGTGGACGCGCCGCGCAACCACACCGCGACCGGCTACTGA
- a CDS encoding creatininase family protein, with amino-acid sequence MIGRGHESLACVNPLPVDTTEDVRERGATVALLPVGSLEQHGPHLPLTTDTLVASAVAARIAQAHPVRVLPPLTISCSHEHAAWAGTVSISAATLGAVVSDVADSLRAAGTTALVLVNAHGGNHVLRNAVQEASVGPLPMALFPVSEDWTAARRAAGCETSNTADMHAGELETSILLHTVPDQVRPSYCTADHVADERPYLLTTGLAAYSTTGVVGRPSLATAEKGRALLDALVAAFDGHLRVLAGR; translated from the coding sequence ATGATCGGGCGGGGCCATGAGAGCCTCGCCTGCGTGAATCCCCTCCCGGTCGACACCACCGAGGACGTCCGGGAGCGAGGTGCCACCGTGGCCCTGCTCCCGGTCGGGAGCCTCGAGCAGCACGGACCGCACCTGCCCCTGACCACCGACACCCTCGTGGCGTCCGCGGTGGCCGCCCGGATCGCGCAGGCCCACCCCGTGCGCGTCCTGCCACCGCTGACGATCTCCTGCTCGCACGAGCACGCCGCGTGGGCGGGCACCGTGAGCATCTCCGCGGCGACGCTCGGCGCCGTCGTCTCCGACGTCGCCGACTCGCTGCGCGCCGCCGGCACGACCGCGCTCGTCCTGGTCAACGCGCACGGCGGGAACCACGTCCTGCGCAACGCCGTCCAGGAGGCGTCGGTCGGGCCGCTGCCCATGGCCCTGTTCCCCGTCTCCGAGGACTGGACCGCCGCCCGCCGGGCCGCCGGCTGCGAGACCTCGAACACCGCCGACATGCACGCCGGGGAGCTGGAGACCTCGATCCTGCTGCACACCGTCCCCGACCAGGTCCGGCCGTCGTACTGCACCGCCGACCACGTCGCCGACGAGCGGCCGTACCTGCTCACGACCGGGCTCGCGGCCTACTCCACCACCGGTGTGGTGGGACGGCCGTCGCTGGCGACCGCCGAGAAGGGCCGGGCCCTGCTCGACGCGCTCGTGGCCGCCTTCGACGGCCACCTGCGGGTGCTCGCCGGGCGCTGA